From Paenibacillus graminis:
CAGCGGATTCCCGCTGAGCGTCCCCGCCTGATAGATCGGTCCGGTTGGGGCAATCTGCTCCATAATCTCTCTTTTGCCGCCATAGGCACCTACCGGAAGACCTCCGCCGATCACTTTGCCGAAGCAGGTCAGGTCCGGCTCCATGCCGAACAGTCCTTGAGCACAGCCACGGTTCACACGGAACCCGGTCATCACCTCGTCAAAAATGAGCAGCGCACCATAACCCGTAGTCACCTTCCGCAACCCCTCCAGAAATCCAGGAAGCGGCGGCACAACGCCCATATTCCCGGCAATCGGCTCTACAATTACAGCGGCAATCTCGTTGCCAAAGCGTTCGAAGGCGATTTTGACCCCTTCCAAATCGTTGTAAGGCACAGTAATCGTATTCACTGCCACGCCTTCAGGCACGCCGGGGCTATCGGGCAGACCGAGAGTCGCTACACCCGAACCGGCTTTGATCAGCAGACTGTCGGCATGGCCGTGGTAGGAGCCCTCGAACTTGAGGATTTTGCTGCGTCCGGTATACCCCCGGGCCAGGCGGATTGCACTCATCGTAGCTTCCGTACCGGAATTAACCATGCGCACGATATCCACCGAATGAACGCGGCCGGTGACGGTTTTGGCCATCTCCGTTTCCAGCAGTGTCGGCGCGCCGAAGCTTGTCCCTTTGACGGCGGTCTCCTGCAGTGCCTTGACCACCTCAGGGTGGGCATGGCCCATAATCAGAGGCCCCCATGAGCAGACGTAGTCGATAAAGCTGTTGCCATCGATATCGTAAATGTGCGAACCCGCGCCATGATCCACGTATAACGGTGTCAAACCCACGGATTTGAACGCCCGGACCGGACTGTTCACCCCGCCGGGGATATACTGCTTCGCTTCTTCAAAAGCCTTGCGGGAAGCCTCTTCCCGCCGCGCCAAAGGCAAATTGCTCATGGTCACCACTCCTGTTCTATTCATATCGTTGGCTTGTACCTGCAATGCTAACCGGAGCAGGCAAAAACCTTCTCCGGCTATAGCATAGCTGATGCTCACCAGTTCGAAAAACATGCTCCAACTTCTGCCCGGCCGGCATTCAGCCGTTTATCCGCGCAGCCAGCGGGCTGCATCTTTGGCAAAATAGGTAATAATAATGTCCGCACCAGCGCGCTTCATCCCGGTCAGCATCTCCAGCACGACAGCCTTTTCGTCGATCCAGCCTTGCAGGGCTGCGGCCTTGACCATCGAATACTCCCCGCTCACATTATAGGCAACCAGCGGCAGATCAAATTGGTCGCGGATCGTACGGATGACATCCAGATAGGCCAGCGCCGGTTTTACCATTAGCATATCCGCACCTTCCAGCACATCGGAATCCGCTTCACGGATAGCTTCGCGCAGGTTGGCGGGGTCCATCTGGTAGGTCTTGCGGTTTCCGAACTGCGGTGCGGAGTCGGCGGCTTCACGGAACGGGCCGTAAAAGGCCGATGCATATTTTACCGAATACGACATGATCGGCACATGCTCAAATCCGTTCTCATCCAATCCGGCGCGGATCGCATGCACGAACCCGTCCATCATATTCGATGGCGCAATAATATCGGCCCCCGCCCGGGCCTGCGACACCGCCGTGCGGGTCAACAGGTCCAGCGAAGCATCATTGATCACATCGCCGTGCACGACACCGTCCACCGTATGGGTATGAACCATGCCGCAATGGCCGTGATCCGTAAATTCACACAGACAGGTGTCCGCAACCACGAGCAGCTCGGGGTACCATTTTTTGATCAAACGAGTGGCTTCCTGCACGATGCCATCCTCAGCGAAGGCAGAGGAGCCGACCGCATCCTTGGTTTCGGGAATTCCAAACAGCAGTACAGCCGGAATGCCCAGCGCTGCGATTTCGTCTACCTCCGCCTTCAGCGTATCCAGTGAAAAATGGTATACCCCCGGCATGGAGCTGATTTCATTTTTTACACCTGTTCCATAGGTCACAAATATCGGCTGGATGAAATCCAGCGTATTCAGGATCGTTTCCCGCACCATACCGCGGATTCCGGCTGTCCCGCGCAAACGGCGGTGTCTTGTAATTGGAAAGCCCATCTATTCATCCTCCTATATATAAACACAAGTCTAGCTAAAGCCCACAAACAATCGAGCTTTGTCAGTCATAAAAAGCCCGGACTCACTCTATTTCAGCCTCGTGCTTTCGTTCCAGCGGCACAGTTCCTGCACCAGTCCTTCTATCGTCGCTTCCCCGGGAAGAAGCCCCGGCGTCAGCCCCGCCTCTACAGCGGTTTGTTCGGTCACCGGACCGATGCAGGCAATCTTGACGCCCGCCAGCAGCGGAAGCGGATCTTCCAGCCCCATGCGCTGCAGAATGCTCATGAAGTTGCGCACCGTAGAGGAACTGGTAAAAGTCACCGCATGAATCCGCTTCTCTTCCAGCAGCTTCAGCAGCTCTATATCGTCCTCACCGGTCACCACAGTCTCATAGGTATCCACCTCGGTTACTTCAAGGCCGAGCTCCCGCAGCTTGTCCGCCAGCCACTCGCGCGCCAGATCGCCGCGCGGGAGCAGCACCTTCTGCCCCGGCTGAAGCCTTGGCGCGAAGGCTTCAAGCAGCCCCTCTGCCTGGAAGTGTCCAGGCAGCTCCTCAGCCATCAGCCCGCGCTGCGCCAGCGCCGCGGCTGTGGCCGGACCCACCGCGCCGATACAGGCGCGGTGCAGCCCGCGGATGTCCACCTTCAGCTCCGCCAGGTGGCGCCAAAAAAACTCCACGCCGTTCACGCTCGTGAAGAATACGTAATCGTATTCTTCCAGCGCCGCCAGCGCGGCGGCAATGTCTGCCCTCTGCCCGGCGCCTTCGGGCATCCGCGTCTCAATGACCGGGAACTCATAAGGCTCGCCGCCGAGTTCCTCAATCCGGTTCACCAGCTCGCTCGCCTGGCTGCGGGCCCGTGTCACCACAATGCGCTTGCCGAACAGCGGCAGCGCCTCTGCCCACATGAGCTGCTCGCGCTGCAGCACGACCTCGCCGACGACAATGACCGCCGGCGACTCGAAACCCGCCGCCTTCACCTTCGCCTCAATGTCGGCCAGCGTACCCGTCAGCGTCTCCTGATCCGCCCGGGTCCCCCAGCGGACCAGCGCAACAGGGGTCTCCGGCGGCCGTCCATGCTTGATCAACTGGGCGCTGATATAGCCAATCTTCGCGACGCCCATCAGGAAGACCAGTGTCCCCGTTGCATTCGTTACTTTATCCCAGTGAATGGAATGATCGAGCTTATCAGGACTTTCATGTCCTGTAATGATCGATAGCGACGAAGCCATATCCCGGTGCGTCACCGGAATACCTGCATACGCCGGGACACTGATTGCCGAAGTAACACCCGGCACAATCTCATATAAGATGCCATGTCTGCGCAGCAGTTCAGCTTCTTCACCCACACGGCCAAAAATCGTCGGGTCCCCGCCCTTCAGCCGCACTACCGTCTTGCCCTCCAGCGCCAAATCAACAAGCAGCTGATTGATTTCTTCTTGCTTCATCGTGTGGCGGTCCGGAAGCTTGCCCACGTATATTTTTTGCCCGCCGGGCTTCATCCATTTCAGCAGCCGCGGACTGGCCAGCCGGTCGTACACCAGCACATCCGCTTTTTGGACACATTCCAGCCCTTTGACCGTAATCAGCTTCGCATCTCCAGGACCCGCACCTACCAGATAAACCTTCCCCGTCATTTCCCTCATCCCCTTGCATCTGCCAAAATCTGTTCTGCTCCTCTGGCAATAAGCTTCCGAGCAACCTCTTCTCCCAACAGCACCGGATCATGCCCGCTGCAGGTTTCTTTCAGGACGACCGAGCCGTCGGGAGTTCCCACCATTCCTGTCAAAGTAATCAGCTTGGATGAGGCAGACTCCGCAGCTTCCGCATCCAGTACCGCAAAAGCACCAATCGGCACCTGGCAGCCGCCATTCAGCGCCCCGAGAAAAGTCCGCTCCGCGGCCACCGTCAACGCTGTCTGCTCGTCATTATATAACGCCAGCAGCTTCCGCAGCTCGTCGTCATCAGCCCGGCACTCGATCCCGAGTGCCCCTTGACCAACAGCGGGCAGACAGACCTCCGGCGGCAAATATGCCGTCACCCGGTCCTCCCAGCCCATCCGCGATAATCCTGCTGCCGCCAGCAGGATCGCGTCGAATTCACCACTCTCCAGCTTGCGCAGCCGCGAGTCGATGTTGCCGCGTACCGGCTCGATTTTCAGATCAGGCCGCAGCGCTGCAAGCTGACTCGAGCGGCGCAGACTGCTTGTGCCTACACGCGCTCCTTGCGGCAGCCCTTCGAGCGGAAGTCCGCTGCTCGAAATCAGACAATCCCGGGGGTCCACACGCTTAGGAACCGCACCGTTCATCAAGCCCTCCGGCAATTCAGAGGGCATATCCTTCATACTATGTACAGCCATATCAATCTCACGGGCCAGCATCGCCTGCTCGATTTCCTTCACAAACAACCCCTTGCCGCCCACCTTGGACAGCGTTACATCCAGAATCCGGTCGCCTTTGGTAACAATCTTATGCACCTCAAAAGTAAACCCAAACCCATGCTCCCCGCTCAGCCGCTCCAGATCTGCGATCACCTGCCCCGTTTGCGTGAGCGCCAGCGCACTTTGTCTGCTGCCTACAATAATCTTCCTCATCCTTCACCCCTCCTTGGTACCTTCCCTGGCCCCATGTGGCTGAAATAACGACATTTCTGCCTTTATTTCACGCGCACTTGCCATTTGCAGCCTAATTAACGGCATTTCTGCCGTTGTTTCACACATGCTGGCCGTTTGCGGCCTAACTAACGGCATTTTTGCCGTTGTTTCACGCATGCTAGCCGTTTGTGGCCTAATTAACGGCATTTCTGCCGTTATTTCAGCCTTTTCCAGGCTCAGCACCTTATTCAAAGGTATTTCTACCTTTGTTTTAGCCACCTTCGGCCTCCGCGCCTTATTCAAAGGTATTTTTACCTTTGATTCAGCTACTTCCAGCCTCTGGACCCCATTCAAAGGTATTTTTACCTTTGATTCAGCCACTTTCAACCTCTGGACCCCATTCAAAGGTATTTTTACCTTTGGTTCAGCTACTTCCAGCCTCCGGACCTCATTCAAAGGTATTTCTACCTTTGATTCAGCTACTTCCAGCTTCCGGACACCATTCAAAGGTATTTGGTTCTGCCACTTCCAGCTAATCATCTGCCCGCTTCCGCCCCAATACTGTCAGCAGCCTCGACTTTAATCCTAATCCTTCAAGTAACCGGCAGTTCTGACTTCTATCCTTATCCCTCAAGTTTCTGGCCAGCAGTCCCAGCTTCTATCCCCGGTTCATGGGAACCCCTATCTACACTTCAAGGTTGCGGGTGATCCAGTTGTCGATGTCATCTGCGCTCCACTCTATAAAGGTGCCCTGTCGCATCTCATTCAACACATCGAGATTCCCGGCGCTGCGCAGAAGCCTTCTGCGCTGCTCAGGCGGCAGCTCTCTGCGCTTGATCTCTACGCGCAGATCATGCAGCCAGTCCAGATAGGGCTCGTATTCCTCGCCCAATATCTCAGCCAGCTGCTCCGTGATCCTCGCAGCTGCCGACGGTCCCGCGCCTGAGGTGGACACGGCGACCGTCAGCCGCCCCCGGCGAAGCACGCCAGGGGTAATAAAGCTGCCAGCCTCGGACCGGCTGGCCACATTCACCGGAACGCCCAGGCTGCGCGCCTCCTGGGCCACCGCCTCATTCACCGCCGCCTCATTGCTGGCGGCGTAGACCAGGAATGCCCCCCGTATGTCTCCGGGGGCATAGCGGCGGCTGATCCAGCT
This genomic window contains:
- the hemC gene encoding hydroxymethylbilane synthase, producing the protein MRKIIVGSRQSALALTQTGQVIADLERLSGEHGFGFTFEVHKIVTKGDRILDVTLSKVGGKGLFVKEIEQAMLAREIDMAVHSMKDMPSELPEGLMNGAVPKRVDPRDCLISSSGLPLEGLPQGARVGTSSLRRSSQLAALRPDLKIEPVRGNIDSRLRKLESGEFDAILLAAAGLSRMGWEDRVTAYLPPEVCLPAVGQGALGIECRADDDELRKLLALYNDEQTALTVAAERTFLGALNGGCQVPIGAFAVLDAEAAESASSKLITLTGMVGTPDGSVVLKETCSGHDPVLLGEEVARKLIARGAEQILADARG
- the cobA gene encoding uroporphyrinogen-III C-methyltransferase, encoding MTGKVYLVGAGPGDAKLITVKGLECVQKADVLVYDRLASPRLLKWMKPGGQKIYVGKLPDRHTMKQEEINQLLVDLALEGKTVVRLKGGDPTIFGRVGEEAELLRRHGILYEIVPGVTSAISVPAYAGIPVTHRDMASSLSIITGHESPDKLDHSIHWDKVTNATGTLVFLMGVAKIGYISAQLIKHGRPPETPVALVRWGTRADQETLTGTLADIEAKVKAAGFESPAVIVVGEVVLQREQLMWAEALPLFGKRIVVTRARSQASELVNRIEELGGEPYEFPVIETRMPEGAGQRADIAAALAALEEYDYVFFTSVNGVEFFWRHLAELKVDIRGLHRACIGAVGPATAAALAQRGLMAEELPGHFQAEGLLEAFAPRLQPGQKVLLPRGDLAREWLADKLRELGLEVTEVDTYETVVTGEDDIELLKLLEEKRIHAVTFTSSSTVRNFMSILQRMGLEDPLPLLAGVKIACIGPVTEQTAVEAGLTPGLLPGEATIEGLVQELCRWNESTRLK
- the hemL gene encoding glutamate-1-semialdehyde 2,1-aminomutase; its protein translation is MSNLPLARREEASRKAFEEAKQYIPGGVNSPVRAFKSVGLTPLYVDHGAGSHIYDIDGNSFIDYVCSWGPLIMGHAHPEVVKALQETAVKGTSFGAPTLLETEMAKTVTGRVHSVDIVRMVNSGTEATMSAIRLARGYTGRSKILKFEGSYHGHADSLLIKAGSGVATLGLPDSPGVPEGVAVNTITVPYNDLEGVKIAFERFGNEIAAVIVEPIAGNMGVVPPLPGFLEGLRKVTTGYGALLIFDEVMTGFRVNRGCAQGLFGMEPDLTCFGKVIGGGLPVGAYGGKREIMEQIAPTGPIYQAGTLSGNPLAMAAGLTTLNLLTPEVYDRLETLGARLEAGLQRNAADTGIPLTINRVGSMVCPFFTEGPVTNYDTAKASNLNHFRAYFGKMLDQGISVPPSQFEGMFVSAAHSEQDIDVTLEAHYQALKSL
- the hemB gene encoding porphobilinogen synthase, with product MGFPITRHRRLRGTAGIRGMVRETILNTLDFIQPIFVTYGTGVKNEISSMPGVYHFSLDTLKAEVDEIAALGIPAVLLFGIPETKDAVGSSAFAEDGIVQEATRLIKKWYPELLVVADTCLCEFTDHGHCGMVHTHTVDGVVHGDVINDASLDLLTRTAVSQARAGADIIAPSNMMDGFVHAIRAGLDENGFEHVPIMSYSVKYASAFYGPFREAADSAPQFGNRKTYQMDPANLREAIREADSDVLEGADMLMVKPALAYLDVIRTIRDQFDLPLVAYNVSGEYSMVKAAALQGWIDEKAVVLEMLTGMKRAGADIIITYFAKDAARWLRG
- a CDS encoding precorrin-2 dehydrogenase/sirohydrochlorin ferrochelatase family protein; translated protein: MVKYLPIMLDVQDQRVVVIGGGAVAERKVGALVEAGAAVVLVSPSLTEALAALAEAGRLSWISRRYAPGDIRGAFLVYAASNEAAVNEAVAQEARSLGVPVNVASRSEAGSFITPGVLRRGRLTVAVSTSGAGPSAAARITEQLAEILGEEYEPYLDWLHDLRVEIKRRELPPEQRRRLLRSAGNLDVLNEMRQGTFIEWSADDIDNWITRNLEV